A single region of the Rattus rattus isolate New Zealand chromosome 8, Rrattus_CSIRO_v1, whole genome shotgun sequence genome encodes:
- the Hyal2 gene encoding hyaluronidase-2: MRAGLGPIITLALVLEVAWASELKPTAPPIFTGRPFVVAWNVPTQECAPRHKVPLDLRAFDVEATPNEGFFNQNITTFYYDRLGLYPRFDAAGMSVHGGVPQNGSLCAHLPMLKEAVERYIQTQEPAGLAVIDWEEWRPVWVRNWQEKDVYRQSSRQLVASRHPDWPSDRIVKQAQYEFEFAARQFMLNTLRYVKAVRPQHLWGFYLFPDCYNHDYVQNWDSYTGRCPDVEVARNDQLAWLWAESTALFPSVYLDETLASSKHSRNFVSFRVQEALRVAHTHHANHALPVYVFTRPTYTRGLTELSQVDLISTIGESAALGSAGVIFWGDSVYASSMENCQNLKKYLTQTLVPYIVNVSWATQYCSWTQCHGHGRCVRRNPSASTFLHLSPSSFRLVPGRTPSEPQLRPEGELSEDDLSYLQMHFRCHCYLGWGGEQCQWNHKRAAGDASRAWAGAHLASLLGLVAMALTWTL, from the exons ATGCGGGCAGGACTGGGTCCCATCATCACACTGGCCCTAGTGCTGGAGGTAGCATGGGCCTCGGAGCTTAAGCCCACAGCGCCGCCCATCTTCACCGGCCGACCCTTTGTGGTAGCATGGAATGTACCCACACAAGAATGTGCCCCGCGCCACAAAGTGCCCCTGGACCTTAGGGCCTTCGATGTGGAGGCTACCCCTAACGAGGGTTTTTTCAACCAGAATATCACCACCTTCTACTATGACCGTCTAGGCCTGTATCCACGTTTTGATGCAGCTGGGATGTCTGTGCATGGTGGCGTGCCTCAGAACGGTAGCCTCTGTGCACACCTGCCCATGCTGAAGGAAGCTGTGGAACGCTACATTCAGACCCAGGAGCCTGCGGGGCTGGCGGTCATTGACTGGGAGGAATGGCGACCTGTGTGGGTTCGAAACTGGCAGGAGAAAGATGTGTACCGGCAGTCTTCACGCCAGCTGGTGGCCAGTCGACACCCTGACTGGCCATCAGACCGAATAGTGAAGCAGGCGCAGTACGAATTCGAGTTCGCTGCTCGGCAGTTCATGTTGAACACACTCCGTTACGTCAAGGCAGTCAGACCTCAGCACCTGTGGGGCTTCTACCTCTTTCCTGACTGCTATAATCATGATTACGTACAGAACTGGGATAGCTACACAGGCCGCTGTCCTGACGTGGAGGTGGCACGAAATGACCAGTTGGCCTGGCTCTGGGCTGAGAGTACAGCTCTCTTTCCCTCCGTGTACCTGGACGAGACGCTGGCATCCTCCAAACACAGCCGCAACTTTGTCAGCTTCCGTGTTCAGGAGGCCCTTCGTGTGGCTCATACCCACCATGCAAACCATGCACTCCCCGTGTATGTCTTCACGCGTCCCACATATACCCGAGGGCTCACAGAACTTAGCCAG GTGGACCTCATCTCTACCATCGGTGAGAGCGCCGCCCTGGGCTCAGCTGGTGTTATCTTCTGGGGCGACTCGGTGTACGCTTCAAGTATG GAGAACTGCCAGAACCTCAAGAAGTACCTAACGCAGACGCTGGTCCCCTACATAGTCAATGTGTCCTGGGCCACCCAGTACTGCAGTTGGACCCAGTGCCATGGCCATGGGCGCTGTGTGCGCCGCAATCCCAGCGCCAGTACCTTCCTGCACCTCAGTCCCAGCAGCTTCCGCCTGGTGCCTGGCCGCACGCCCAGTGAACCCCAGCTTCGACCTGAGGGGGAGCTCAGCGAAGACGACCTCAGCTACCTGCAGATGCACTTTCGCTGCCACTGCTATCTGGGCTGGGGTGGTGAGCAGTGCCAGTGGAACCATAAACGGGCAGCTGGGGATGCCAGTAGAGCCTGGGCTGGAGCCCACCTCGCCAGTCTGCTGGGTTTGGTAGCTATGGCTCTCACCTGGACCTTATAA